The following nucleotide sequence is from Trifolium pratense cultivar HEN17-A07 linkage group LG2, ARS_RC_1.1, whole genome shotgun sequence.
GAACCATGGACGGATTTACAGTCCGGTCAGCTTAGACTTTTGTCCAGATTTTGGTAAAACGTTTTGGTATTTTAGTTGTTAGTTTATgacaaaattgagattttttagttcataattgagattttataatacaaaactgagatttttgtttaaaactaATTAAGAATTTGTCGAAGCTTATAAATTTTCTGTCTCCGCTACtaatttgaacaaatcatttttaattgaaGTTTGTTATCTACTTGAGTTCAGTCACATAATTAATCAAAGATATTCTTTTTGTGATTAGAAATAAGGtatttattcattaaaaaagaCAGATATTATCAAATACAACACAAATTTTAGGTAGCTAAAACTAAAAAGGATATTTGTGAAAAAACCTACAACATCCAAGTTAATTATCAGCatgaaacaacaaaatatatatctataaaaaaattaaagtaatcGGGATATTCATGCCTCTAAATCTATAGTGTTGATTGTCAAGTCACCATTGATTGAATCTATAAAGAGTTGAAGTTGATTTGACAATCTTaacaaaacaaacacttagACTGAAACGAAACTACGTCGAATAAGATGATGAACAAAACAATGTCATACTTAGAcgacgaaataaaaaaaatatattcaaatctATTTAATAACAcctatttcaatttatttatttatttatttaaaaaaaaaggaaatgatGAGAAAATTAAGATtcaagataaaagaaaaagagttttAGTTTTCGCGCCTCCTGAAATTCATTGATAACCCCTGAAATGATCAAACTAACCCTCTCGTTTTCTAGGATGCAAGCACTTTTCGCACTCTAAGGACGAGTGAAAATATTTTACAATCAAATTCAACGCTTGCGTCCCACATGAATGTaaatattatgaagaaaaagaaaaaaaaaattcgcaTTCTAGAAAACAAACTCTTTTTTAGCTGGTTCAaccccccgcaactgcgatcaggaggggGCTGAAGCCACTTGATGCCATAACTGACcctcaaaccagattaaactggtggtgtggtgaaaacaaaaaataaataaataatttatggcTTAATAGCAATTGTTGCTATATACGTTGGCTGCGGAATAAAAGCAATTAATAGGAAtttaaatatcaattatttttgTATGGATACAACGGAAGGGattatttttgtgtgtataatttaatttcttatttggTGCATAAGTTTTACTATATATGGACATGTAATttcttaatattaatataatttaattcatAGTATTACTGTCATATAAGATGAAgaggataaaaaaatattatttttgtgaaCCAGTTTGCATCCTAGAATGCtggtttttaaatttttgcaaTTATCCACACTCGCATCCTAAATAGCGAGAGAGGTAAATTTGGAATATCTGGGTGCGTGCATGTGTCACGGGGAGTGCAAGAAGaaaaactcaaagaaatatcCAAAATCACTTGTCTCACTTGATGGGTTGAACTTGAAAATAACTGATATGTTTAAAGGGCCTTATACCACCTACACCCCCATAATTGGTTTTCGATTCTCGTGGCTATTGTCCTCTACTAAAGAAGATTCTTTTTCCCGATTAAGCATTCGTGCCTGAAATTTTCTTATCCCACCAACTCACTTTCTCGCCTACTTCCCTAGCGCGCAAAAACATTCagaaaatacgttccgaactgtttttctagtgtaaaatttactctataaaaaattcggaaaaagTTTTCCGAATTGCTAGGGGGTAGGAGAGAAAGTGAGTAGGTGGAATGAGAAAATTTCTTCGTGCCTTAGTTGTTTTTCTCTGATTATTGTTCCATCTTTTTTTCTTAAGATATGGGTAGTTTGGAAAGTAATATTGCGGGTGTGGGTAGAGAACCCATATATAAATGTGAGTTTCTTAGTGCCTggtttgaatttaaaaaataaccgcGTGTGACGCACGGGTCGCGGTATTGCCGCGATGTTTTTATGATAGAACGATATTGTCATAGGCAGAAATAATGATTAATGTTATAttacataatttaatttatgttttttattttacgataaatgcaaaaaaataacataGTTAATTGTAATCGGTTGTTTAATTTCGATTATACTTTTTCTATTAAGATAATTCGAAAAAATATTAGTAGACTAAACTATAATAGGCCGCtttaattgttttttcataaaacTACCTTGTAATGCCAAGCACAATTATGGATAATTTTAAGATGGAACCATTTGATATCAGTTCATTTCTCATAAGTAAAGTGAACCATATTAGATCTAAAGTAAATTGTCAATCATGAACACTTTCATATTATGTGGAGAAAAACACTAAAGAGAAAAGGAAACAATGAAATTCTTCTTCTTAcgtaaaaaattgaataaataggtttacaagaaataattaacacaataatttcatttatattttaataatattatataaaaaattaaatatttaatttaaaataaattttttacattataatttataataacaaactaaaatatcgaataaaaatcaaTGTACCCGTTTAAACTAGTTTTTACTTAAAAAACATGAACGACTGCTCATGTTAAACATTGGAACATAAATCTATGCTACTTTATCATCAGATTTATAATTGCAGACATCAAAGGAAACATACTTAGCAACATAGGGcctattaaaattgatttatttgataTTACCTACTTGTATAAACACTTGTGATACTGTTTGAGTTATGACAAGTTCATaatttgttatagaaataacttatatataagTACTTGTGCCATAAGTACTTAATTAacttgtttatccaaacaatttgtTAGAGCAAGTATATTAATCATGGAATATTATAGTGGCCTTTCTTATAATTTCATTGTTAGATCTTTCTCAAGACTATCATTTGATATTGAATATTGATTTTGAAGAgggtaaatttatttttgtgacTCTAATTTGCTTCACTTGTGTACTTACAGCGAAGGACTTGGGAGGCATTTGATAGAGGCATGGCATTTGCAAATGCCCTAGAAACCTTTGATGTTGGACATAATGAACCCATTTTCATGGTTTTGGTATTGTACGTATGCTTGTCGTTTTTTACATTATTCCTATGATGGTTAATGAATTTCTGTAAAGGTCGAACCAATTTGGTGTATCCGAGTTCGAACCCTGGCAAGAACATTCCTTCATATATTTGCATAGGGCATGAGCTTTATAATATTGCATTACTCTTCATTTCAGTTTTTTCCGGTTGAATATCATTTGTTTGGATTACCCTTTTAATCGTTTTAGTGAATCATATCTTGGTTAGCAAGCATTATCTGTATGGTTTGAATATGTTTTCTCACTTTCCACCATATCTAACTTGGAAGCAATAGCTTTCTCATATTTTCATTTCTGGCATTGgagtttgcaggtggatcaagATATAACATTGGACTACTGGAATATGTCACAGACAAAAATGAGAACAAGCAATTTAGTTGTAGAGACAATACATAGTGCCATTATTTATAGTATAATAACTAGTTTGTGTTCCCATGTAAACTTTTAGGTGAAGTCTGTAAGGCAACAAACGAATATGGTTGTACACTCTCTCGCGAGAGCCGCCATATCTTGGGCTAGTTACCATGGCTTTGAGATTATTCGTCCTTGTATACAACAATGAAGGTTATGGCGGAGAAACTGATTGTTGAAAATTCCGTTTTTTTTGTCTGTTAACAGAATTATTGAAAATCCACTTATAAGGTTGTACTCTTTTATGcatttataaggaacaatttttgtatttattaatttaattcttAAGCTATCAAATTTTGCTTATCAACATGGTAACActtataaatacaaaaataaaggaaaaattcCCAAGCTGTGTTATTTTAAATAGATGCATGGTTAATTACGTTCAACAGAAGGTTAATAGATATTATCATAATTTGTTATGACTCATTAACTATGATTTTATAAGGTGGAAATATTTTGATACTTTGATTCAGAGGTGACATTTTGTGAGTTGGAAATGTTCAAAGTCTGCATAGTTGCTATTACATCATTACGCGTTTACTTTTACTTGAAATTGCTCTCTTGAATTTAGCATTGCCACTATATaccataataattttaataaccATTATCACATTCGAAGAAACTCCAACCCTACAAGTTTATCTAATCATATGTCATAACCAAAActttcaaacatatatttaatcatCACTTACTAACTCAAGCACTGAATCCATTTTACCATCAAGAAGCAAAATTTATAATTGAATTTAACGTGAGTCTGTCTATATACCACTGCCTATATATATGCAACACATAAcattatatttgatttgatcAGTGCCCAGGATTGTTTGTCTATTTGAAAATATAACCCCAAATTGCCTCCAATTTCTGAAAGAGGGTTGAGTTAGGTGGTTCAATGAGTTTGAACTAAGGGTTGAAAACATTAATATAACAactaatatactaacaattccCTATCCAAAATTAGAAATCATAGAAAATTCCAAACTTAAGAGTTTTTCCGCTTGCTCACATATACTAGGGTTGTCCACCTGGATACATGCTCCTAaaacttcaaaacaaaataagttCCTATAAATGTATATTGCATATCATCTTTTGAATTGTCATATAACATTACAGTGTCAACAAATGTATAGCAGGGCTACGGAGATTATATCGTAGAACTCAAAAATCTTAATTACAACTTAaaacttattcaaaaaaaattataacttaaAACTTTTCAAAGACTGTATACTTCCATAAAATCCAACAGAAACAAATGACATATCCATATAGTAATTTATTGTGTGAGTGAGAGAGCGGGGGGATTTTGATAAAAAGTAATTATACAAAATCACTCAACATCAGTAACTTGAGCACACGATGCTGCCATCATTCCATCGCGTATTTGACTACTGATATCCCTAACATGGCCAGGTCCATGTGGTATAAAAACTGTGGTATTCTTTGAAGAGTTTCCAAGGTCTCTGATTGTGTCAAAGTACTGAGTAATCATGATAAGATCCATCACTTCTTTTGCTGAAGTTCCTTCTACCTTGTTAGAGAAATGCAAGATATTCTCTCTCAACCCATCCGTGATAGCTTGTCTCTGTCTTGCCACACCAACTCCGCCTAAATACTTTGATTCGGCTTCTGCTTCTGCCTTTTTGACTATAAGCACCTTGTCAGCTTCTCCTTTGAATTCACTGGCAAGTAGAAGCCTTTGAGCTGTGAAGTTAAATTAAAACTTGTTAGTTGAACTGCACAAAAGATATTCTGATGCAATAAATGCACATACAGAGGATGCAGATGGAGTGTTGTCAATCGCAGATCAGGGGCACTACGCACACAGAGAGCTTAAGGTATAAACAACATATAAGGCATGTCCTAAGTAGACAACACGACTGGTAAGCTAAGGGGCGTTGAAGGAGTTCTAAGAGGGCTAAAGTACAAACCCTGAAAGCTAATATAACCACTAATTACTAACAACTTTCATTTGCCTATAGAAAAAAGAACTAAGGTATGGAAAAATGGTTAGTTTTATCAAGTCCCTCTGGATCCCACAAAACTAAAATTTAGGATGCACCACTTCATCAGATATCATGCAAATAAAATCATGGGAAAGAAACTGAAGTAGTAAAATATCAGAACACACAGAGTAATCTTTCAGAACCcaattctcaattttttttattgaatatactACTGCATACATACATTTTAATGGTTGTTATGGTCATAGGAAGAGAAGAAACAGTGTCTAAAAACCACAAAGTGTTATTACCTGCATTGATCTCATTCATTGCTCTGCGTACAGAAGGATCGGGTATAATGTCAACCATCAGTATGTGTTCTATGCTATATCCATATTCTCCCATCACCTGATACATGAAATCCAAGAGGAGGAGAAAATTAGGAGATAGGTATATTGGCATGCACGTGAAAAAGGAAAGCAAGAAATTCCGAAAAAGTTATACATCACGACCATAATACAAGACATTAAATTAATAATCTAATAACTCATACTAGTAGAACCTTGAAGAAAGTGAATGAGAATATTGAAATCTTGATTATCAAATATTTGAAAACAGACGGTTTAACATAAACTATCAAAGTTGCTATGAACTTGGTGTTCTTAAGCAAGATCTGAGGTTCAAGTATTAGGAATGGAAAAAATAGATGTTGAgagtttaacttttttaaatggGTCCATCCGGCGAGACTCAGATTAGTCTGCCGgctttatttctctctttactAACCCTTATCTCTCCTTTACACGTCCTCAAGTTAGAGAATCAATTTCCCCATAATATTTATTACTTTTTAGGATATTTGAGAGTCTAAGCCTAAAGCCTGGATCAGCAACGACAACCACAACCATCGCATAAAACAACAACTTTGTGATAGTTTGTAGTATTCTATCAAGACAAATTTTACAATGAACAACTTTGATAGGTGTTCTGCGGTGGACTGATACTTGAAAATTCTTTGAAACTCCAATGACGACAGATGTTTCCTTTCAAAAGTAGAAGCTCCTGATCGTCTATCATGTCTGAAACAGTGGCTTGATCGGTATTGGTTTGACAAAAACAAGGAAAAATGAATGTGGGAtaattttgttcagtttactctATCAGCTGGCGGATCTAGAGCACGTCGGTCTTTTTTACAACTCATTTGGCTTGCTAGTGTATGGGTTGTgtggacggaaagaaatcacAGTTTATTCAGAGACTCAGTTAGTACTATTTCTcagttgttggacaagatcaagtttttctcctataggtggttgaagacgacgagtgttactttagtctcaaactatcatagttggtggtctagtcctttatTATGTTTGGGTCTTGTATGATTGTTCATTTCTTTCTGTGACTATTTGTAAACTCTGGTAGTCTATCTTGGCACATCTTGTGCTAAGGAGACTtgtttgttaatatatctcatttttgcttgttcaaaaaaaaaaaaaggaaaaatgaatGTGTGCCTCAGAGCTCAACTCAATGTTTTTTCTAGTTTCTATCGAACCGACACCGATCAAGTAACCATCTCAACTCTAAGGATGAGAATGACAGTGAGCTTCTACATATGAGGGGTGTTGCGATCACAGTTAGAGTTTCAAGTGATTTTTAAGTAGTCGCCCCGCTATGGACTGCTTATTAAGGTAATCCACCATATAATTCACCTTTTAAGATCCTTTTCACTTACTGAATCTTACATATTTCTGCGAAAATGACCatatattttttactataattaacATGATTTGATAAAAGCAGTGATATTCACCTTTCCGAGCTCTTCCATGACTCCTTTGGCAACCTCACCTTTTTGCTCAAACAGCTCATCCAAATTCATCCTCGGAACAATAGCACGAGCCactacaacaacaacatcatcatcgaACCACACACcattaaataaatcaaaaactaaaactaaaaaaaaaatccataggGATAAGAATATCAGTGGTAAAGTGGTCATCATATAAAACCCACATTAAAACAaccaaaatcataaataaaGACAAGATAAAAACACAAACCATCGAAAACATAAGCCTGGATCTGTTCCTGTGGATTTTGCAACTCGTAAAAAGCATCATCAGCATTTTCCTTAACCACACGGTATTGAATCGAACATATCAACTGCACAAACACGTTGTCCTGCACCCACACACAAAAACATCTCACTATTACTATTACATAAAATATCatcaattattaaaattaatagaTACAACAAATTCAAGTGATTAACAAGTTTCAATTAAGGTCGAACCGAACTCATAAAAGTAAAGTTGAGAAGATCAAATTGATCCTAATCCGAATTCCTATGcgctcaagtgattaatgaatttCAATTAAAGTTGAGAAATAAAATGAAGTAATCcaactcaagtggttaatgaaaatataaaacCAACAAACATTCAATTGCGTTCATCCAAAAAGTGCTGAAATAATATTTATCCAAACATTACTTAAATCCTGCCAAACTCCAAATTAGTAGAATCATTCTTATTTAAAACCATAGGttaagaacaaaaaataaaaaagttcaattaaggttataaaaccatcataaattaaaattgataaataaaacaaaatcaactaATTAACTCGTTTCAATTAAGGTCTTGTAATTCTTAGTCCAAATTTTACTTCCAATCGATGAACagactcaagtgattaatgagtttcAATCAAAGCCAAATCAAAATTTTAGACCAAATTACTTACTATAAAttaaaatcatcaaacaaaatgAATTATCAGTTTACTTAATGAAAATTGTGATTAGTGATAATTACCTTGGTTTTGGTTTCGATTTTGACGTCGAGGGAAGAGATACGGGTGGAGAGAATACCAGCAAGACATTCACCGACGAAAGGGTTAAAGAATTGAAAACCAGGTTGAGCAACTCGATGAAAACGACCCCACTGTTCAACAATACCGACGCTTGATTGTTCAACGCATCCACAGAATAAACAGAACGTATTCcccatttttattaattattcacTTTCTTCTTTGATCGCCAAATTTAACTACTTTTGTTTGGCGTTCTTGTAGTTGTACTATTTGGTATAGATCTTTATTTGGTCTATAAGATATCAAAATATATGATGATAGTGATTGCTTTAAAATGAAAATGCCGCGTGGAAATATCTATACCTTGTGACTTTTATGTGATATCTCATGTGATATAAGCCAGCTGATCGCTTATAACATATAGCTTATTTCTGTAACGTTAAGTGTCCTTACAAAAGGATGATGTGTAAATAATTTAAAAGGATGATGTGGGAATGCCTGAGCATTATTATTTACGCATCATCCTTATTTTTTTAACGTTAAGTGTCCTTACAGATTATCCTTTAGTACATTTAACACAAATTTCTGGATTTAGAGCAATATGAGTCCATTTTTGGatttagagaaaaaagaagaaaaatatatttttgggtttaatttcattttattgattttggtcctctctgcaattttatttttggattggtCCCTCTAAGTGGATGACTGAGAATCATTATTAACACATCATCCTCGTTTGCCACGTCACACATTGTCACGTCAGCTTTTGTTTGCCACATCTTCATTTTTGTAACAGCACTTAAcattagggactaaaaccaTATAGATTTGCACAttcatttaaaacaaaaaaaagatacatgGATGAAAACCAAAACCTCGCGAACTTACAGGGACGAATTGATCATTTAAGccaatgtaaaatgacatattaATAGTAAAACTTGTATAAATGTAATATTTAAGATACTTTATCCTTCTTATATATAATGGTTATAATATGCAACTAGGTTAACCCTAATTTGCATATGCAGTTTTTGAGGGAATTTTTTCAATACCTTTattattaaaagaaatagaaatgTGTCTACCATAGGAATCAAACCCGAAACACTTGATGTGAATAAATTATCTCAACCACTATGGCATGTAAataaattgtgattaaaattatgttctCAAGGTAATAAACATCCATATAGTGGAATCAATTATCTTCaatcaaataagaaaattttcatatgacaattaagcaccataaATTTCCTTTGTTTATCTCTgattttgatttatatatatatataataaaaatttgacatcatctatttatttgtttatctatatatatatatatatatatatatatatatatatatatatatatatatatatatatatatatatatatatatatatatatatatatatatatatatatatatatatatatatatatatatatatatatatattacataaaTGTTGTATTTAAgagttatttatatatataggtaaaaaaagttatttatataaaaataaatttatatgatatagTTGGTTTATTTAATTTCAGATTTAGTTTTGAGCGATTATCAAATCAAGAGCTACGCACTTGCAGAAATTGAGAAATTGCTCCAAAGTAATTGTGCCAGTCTAGAGGATTATCCACCAATGCCTTGGTCTGATAGCGAATTGTTGACGGCGTCCGAAAACCGGTTGATATATGATGAGTTGAATTATGACAGACAAAAGTTGATGGAGGAACATGTTTGATTGATGTCAACAATCACTTTGGAACAGAGGAGCGTATATCATAAGATTATGACAAAGGTGAATGAAAATAAACCGGGCCTTTTTTTCCTTTACGACTATGGTGGAATATATAAGACTTTTATCTGGAGAGCTTTATTTGCTGCATTTCGATCAAGAGGCGATATTGTTTTAAATGTTGCATCAAGTGGTATTGCAACACTGCTATTACCTGACGGAAGAACTGCAATTCCAAATTTTGCCTTCCCATAAATGTAGACGAATACTCTACTTGCACTATTCATCATAACAGTCATTTAGCACAATTGATTGCCAAGGCAAGGCTCATTATATGGGACGAACCTCCTATGATGCACAAACATTGTTTTGAGGCGGTTGATCGCACCTTAGGGGATTTTCTTACACCTTATGATGAGCGCAATAAATACATTCCTTTTGGGAAAAAATTTGTAGTATTTAGTGGTGGTTTTCGACAGATTCTATTGGTCATACCCAAAGGAACTAGGCAGCCAGTTGTAAATGCTAGCATTAATTCATCCAAAATTTGGCATCATTGCGAAGTATTAACCACTAATATAAGACTTTTGCATGGTAGTGTTGGTCAGGATCTACATGAAAGAAAAATGTTCTCAGATTGGGTTTTCGAAATTGATGATGGAAGTATTGGAAACAGAGATGATGTTGACATCACGCTGCGTATTCCAGATGATGTTCTGATtccaaaaaaatcaattgttgACTTGATTAATGAGTACATGTTGTCATTGATAGACGGTGATGAGAAAGTATATTTGAGCTACGATTCTCCAGATAATGATAACTCTGGCTTCGACAGGCTGGATGATATACACACCCCCAGTTTTTTAAATACAATTGTTTGTTCGGGCCTTCCAAATCGTAAGTTACTATTGAAAGTTTGAGTTCTAGTTATGTTATTGAGAAATATTGATCCAGCTCATGGGTTGTGCAATGGAACTCGGTTGACTATTATAAAGATGAGACAATTTATTATAgaaggaaaggtaatatcaGGAAGCAATATAGGCGACAAAGTTTTTATTCCTAAATTATCCCTaatgaagtggaagaaatagtcacaagaaagggggggtttgaattgtgacccttttaaaattaatcctgcactctacaaaattaatctcaagtgtatacttggataaatgttagtggaatataaaacagcttgttctgagaatgttctctgctgcgtgagcttgttctgagaatgttctctgctgcgtgagaattcaaagtgaatgtagattaagtggtttgtgtgatgtgtgtttgtagtaaataaatagttaaaggtaagagagattcacacacaaaagttatactggttcacccaaatcctgggctagtccagtccccacgcctgtgagttttcCACTATGATCTCaagatactaccgatctcaaatacaaatcttctttgatctaaaccaCGATCAGAAACCTCCAATCCCTACAAGCTTGATCTACCTCAGCCTTacagaggtgtcactcaatcaatagttacgtattgacttgagccaatcttctttttacaaagggaagttgttctggatctaagcttatacaaaaactcaaaactagtttgagaagcttatacaaaatacactcaatacactcagtaatattgtgatccaataggttgatagagagctggagtgtgagtggtaaaattgagagacaaagatataaccacttaaaagtgggttatgttgaaaagtggtctcttgagaaatttgcttgtagaaactcaaaggttgtttgagaagcaaatagaaacactcaataaactcagaagtatgatgtgaatgaagagcctgagtttgagtgatgaaagaagagttttaggacttgtagacaaaaacaagtaattgatgatttgtagcttgaactcttactctttctcttggatttgcttgccttttatagatgcaaCCTTATGTGTGAgtcttggccttcaagtatatcagttagagagcAAATTATAGCTGTTACTCAGTGCCAAAGATGCTTTAGACAGCTGCTGCAAAATTGcagattctctgttcagtcttggaacagtcttgaacttcattttgctttgatccataagatccaaatatgtgtgagctgttaccaagtacatatgagttgtttcttacttccttccactgtcatgtatcagatatagccgtttggaacctCAGAAAAAGGACTtatgacagttggaaatggttttgaaaaactgtgtgcaggatcatTCTTGCATCAGTCTTGAACTGAATTTTGCTTTGATCTACAAGAGCCAAAGAAGTGTGAGCTGTTGGCaagtacaaatgagttgtttcctgcttcattccaatgtcagaggtcagatatagccgtttggaacctcagtaaaaggactcatgacagttggaggtggttttgcaaaactgtgtgcaggaacgTTCTTGAATCAGTCTTGAACCAGTCTTGACTGTATCAGCAAGTGTGATGAAACTTCATCTCTATTTTCTTTGTGATGTGCAGCTGTTCAGTAGGCTTAAGGACACTTCAGAAATAGGTTTAGCTTGGGAATAAAACAGCTGGAAAAGTACAAGAGCATATGAGACAAAAAGTACTTCTATGACACCACCATTGAAGAATGTTCCCACATAGTCTTTTTGCAAGTACATCATAACTCATGGTTCACAATGTGTTGTTGCATTCTGATTGGTCTATGATATTTGATCAGGTATTTTTATTGgatgatcaataccataaaagatcATGAAAGATCAAGCTTATAATTCATTGCATGAATTATGACTAGGAAAGGTATATGCTCATTTTCCATCAAAAGTGTTGATCCAAAAAGATATTATCTTCTGTAGAGATTTGATCCATATTTCctttgtaaagtgcttatttgttttgtccaaagttgacttataaaatcagaaagcacttaatccaaaatgtgcttatattcaaaagtgcagtctgcctgttaagaatgttctcaaatcattcttgaaacagtatctcaagattttcttaaagagggatcttcatgttgctgcaaaactttccacaattcctcttgatgttttgcacacattgttgcttgttcattgagtactttgagatgcttttagtggaggcgtgggagtgctcatcatgaggattatcattttctagcttagacaatgattgaaacttttatgccttgtggtgcataagctcctttgtaaattcatggaaaatcattcttagatcattcttgtcttgagaagctaagatgaaactttgagtaggttttga
It contains:
- the LOC123911503 gene encoding hypersensitive-induced response protein 4, whose translation is MGNTFCLFCGCVEQSSVGIVEQWGRFHRVAQPGFQFFNPFVGECLAGILSTRISSLDVKIETKTKDNVFVQLICSIQYRVVKENADDAFYELQNPQEQIQAYVFDVARAIVPRMNLDELFEQKGEVAKGVMEELGKVMGEYGYSIEHILMVDIIPDPSVRRAMNEINAAQRLLLASEFKGEADKVLIVKKAEAEAESKYLGGVGVARQRQAITDGLRENILHFSNKVEGTSAKEVMDLIMITQYFDTIRDLGNSSKNTTVFIPHGPGHVRDISSQIRDGMMAASCAQVTDVE